Genomic segment of Candidatus Binataceae bacterium:
CTTCCGTCTGCCGGCCGAAGCGCTGCTCGGCGAGGAAGGGCGCGGATTTTACGCGATGATGTCGGGGCTGGAGACCGCGCGCGTGCATACCGCCGCGCGTGCGATCGGGCTGGCGCGCGGCGCGCTCGAGGATTCCATCGAGTACGCCAAGCGCCGCTCGCAGTTCGGCCATCCGATCGGCGACTTTCAGGCGATACGGTTCAAGCTGGCCGAGATGGCCGCCAATATCGAGGCCGCTCGCCAGTTGATGTACTTCGTCGCCAACGAGGTGGACAGCAAGCGCCGCTGCGACAAGGAGGCGTCGATGGTCAAGTGGTTCGCCTCCGAGATGGCCGAGCGGGTCACCAGCGACGCACTGCAGATTCACGGCGGCTATGGCTATACGAAGGACTTTGCGATCGAGCGCTACTGGCGCGACGCGCGGCTGACCAAGATTTTCGAGGGCACCTCGCAAATCCAGCTTCGCGTGATCTCGGACCGGCTGCTGGGGCCGCAAGACTAGACGCGCGCGAGACGGGAGCGCATACGATGGCTGCTGATAGCGGAAAGGGATTGGCGCCGGAGCCGCAAAGCCTTACCGGCCGCGACAACTACTTCGAGGATTTCACGGTCGGCGACGTTTACGAACATGCGCGCGGCAAGACCGTCGGCGAGATCGACAACGTGCTCATCACCAACCTGGTGATGAACACGGCACAGGCCCATTTCAACGAGCACCTGATGGAGTCCAACCCGGTCGGCCATCGCATCACCTTCGGCGGTGTCACCGCCTCGCTGGTGATCGGGCTCGCGATGGAAGATACGGGAGAGCAGGCGCTGGCCGAACTCGCGCTGGACAAGATCCGGTTTCGCACGCCGGTCCTGCACGGCGACACGCTCTACGCGTTTTCCGAGGTG
This window contains:
- a CDS encoding MaoC family dehydratase yields the protein MAADSGKGLAPEPQSLTGRDNYFEDFTVGDVYEHARGKTVGEIDNVLITNLVMNTAQAHFNEHLMESNPVGHRITFGGVTASLVIGLAMEDTGEQALAELALDKIRFRTPVLHGDTLYAFSEVMEKRDFDAAMAGRPDLARYKSADAGEVRFRHWGVNQRGEVVFEGERRVLLKRRGFRLRASPPAKPA